A stretch of the Drosophila sulfurigaster albostrigata strain 15112-1811.04 chromosome 2L, ASM2355843v2, whole genome shotgun sequence genome encodes the following:
- the LOC133850055 gene encoding uncharacterized protein LOC133850055: protein MEPKQDEDELILDPPLFVPCDMDKFRDPAKQGIIVGACEELDKLSAQDEISVSSIISALIRPIEPSDEQFKQCDWGIDPKSFLPVKQAVIFKEQLFISKLRHTNCKLSENLKIFFERELQQIGKFCLNVEEAYDGYVVYSSSKMKKGKGIAACGHQLKGKYDDKFLLICEKRSEFDRIDHALVEKSLEVRNHADRYLTAIRETKINEESQKFKATVDIKDRDHTFVLDGGIMLLMRHLVCHNFVGTFEYYTMNLYGRVMRCNLIVSKERKLVRIFYRTYKNTIHIVTQQCFNDELQDVAETFMTPEGRIVMHFWRGYNYLLHAACATQKKKKERILPKLELMWRQDLALSRRFKELKALNYENSTKYLESNSELADFMQDYVLNILRYKPSNVLEFSIMFFQNMATPK, encoded by the exons ATGG AACCCAAACAAGATGAGGATGAGCTTATACTAGATCCACCGCTCTTTGTGCCCTGTGACATGGACAAGTTTCGAGATCCGGCTAAGCAGGGAATCATTGTTGGAGCGTGTGAAGAACTGGACAAGTTAAGTGCACAAGATGAAATCAGTGTGTCGAGCATAATCTCGGCCTTGATACGACCCATCGAACCATCTGATGAGCAGTTCAAGCAATGCGATTGGGGCATCGATCCCAAGAGTTTTCTGCCCGTCAAGCAGGCTGTGATCTTCAAGGAGCAGCTGTTCATCTCGAAACTGCGCCACACCAACTGCAAACTGAGTGAGAATTTGAAGATCTTCTTCGAGCGCGAACTGCAGCAAATCGGCAAGTTTTGTCTGAATGTCGAGGAGGCGTACGATGGCTATGTGGTCTACAGTAGCAGCAAGATGAAGAAAGGCAAAGGCATCGCCGCGTGTGGCCATCAGCTGAAAGGCAAATACGACGATAAGTTTCTGCTGATCTGCGAGAAACGTTCGGAATTCGATCGCATTGATCATGCGCTAGTCGAAAAGTCATTGGAGGTTAGAAATCATGCGGACCGTTATCTCACTGCGATCAGAGAGACGAAAATCAATGAGGAATCCCAGAAATTCAAGGCCACCGTGGACATCAAGGATCGCGATCACACTTTCGTACTCGACGGTGGCATTATGCTGCTAATGCGGCATCTGGTTTGTCACAACTTTGTGGGCACCTTCGAGTATTACACGATGAATCTCTACGGTCGTGTGATGCGCTGCAATCTGATTGTGTCCAAGGAGCGCAAGTTAGTGCGCATCTTCTACCGCACCTACAAGAATACCATTCACATTGTCACCCAGCAGTGCTTCAACGATGAGCTACAGGATGTCGCCGAGACCTTCATGACTCCCGAGGGTCGCATTGTGATGCACTTCTGGCGTGGCTACAACTATTTGTTGCACGCTGCCTGCGCCacgcagaagaagaagaaggagcgCATCCTTCCCAAGTTGGAGTTGATGTGGCGTCAGGATTTGGCTTTGTCGCGCAGGTTTAAGGAGCTCAAGGCCTTGAACTACGAGAACTCCACAAAGTATCTGGAGTCGAACTCGGAACTGGCGGACTTTATGCAGGACTATGTGTTGAACATTCTGCGCTATAAGCCCAGCAATGTACTCGAGTTCTCCATCATGTTCTTCCAGAACATGGCCACGCCCAAGTAA
- the LOC133844522 gene encoding tektin-4 encodes MACCKEKDLYADAADCKAGAIDLHPTSACPAPLICPPPPEMGPIRRRKWNEEKPVAVVPNTEAIRRELQEHAKQHIGDQVQGHHQVQDELKAGLDQQQQQLIEMRNEHAKDRPLKSEEMQFARSINPDADNLQNPPCYLPQAGDDLPHKDSMTPMGPIGPWATGKVDWSPMAGLTGTRPVVDRYSITRYSSNEWRARNQQTVQHTNSVLDMSDKNRFSATTEFQRLTATVNKTQKETTEKLRLRSQIICKWKSTLENAIKAMIEEIFMVDQERNRLRKALVTLGVPESIVRECIEKRCGRPDTELVRDTPEEELVNELALIAEIKRQLQKVLGDFEAQQQENRAAKQRLEFDWSDKQEAYDIDTVNVGLNNHSRTVMFHVGAVNQPPEQSSEKYWEHFSLETLEESEKCRQRSAALRSSLNTILLNGARDIRTQADIVEKSLTARINCTQEAVQRFENDLHRVLRDLAETETRIEQLHGRIRSFDAAMKVAQTRMHNRSYRPNVESCRDVAQQHLIDEVHTIQSSVTAMLHELTAAEATKEALVGVRAALEREIMLKRRALFMDRDRCMVLRSHYPSANALTGTGAF; translated from the exons ATGGCTTGCTGCAAGGAGAAGGATCTGTATGCAGACGCAGCTGACTGCAAAGCGGGTGCCATTGATTTGCATCCAACTTCGGCGTGTCCAGCTCCCTTGATATGTCCTCCACCACCAGAAATGGGACCCATCAGACGACGCAAGTGGAATGAGGAGAAGCCCGTTGCTGTGGTGCCCAATACCGAGGCCATAAGACGTGAGCTGCAGGAGCACGCTAAGCAGCACATTGGCGATCAAGTGCAGGGGCATCATCAGGTGCAGGACGAGCTCAAGGCGGGGCtagaccagcagcagcagcagctgatagAGATGCGCAACGAACACGCCAAGGATCGACCCCTCAAATCGGAGGAAATGCAGTTTGCT CGTTCGATTAATCCCGATGCGGATAATTTACAGAATCCGCCTTGCTATCTGCCCCAAGCTGGCGACGACTTGCCACACAAAGACTCCATGACGCCCATGGGACCCATTGGCCCTTGGGCCACCGGCAAAGTTGACTGGAGTCCTATGGCGGGATTGACTGGCACTCGCCCAGTGGTCGATAGATATTCGATAACACGCTACAGCTCGAATGAATGGCGTGCCAGAAATCAGCAGACAGTGCAGCATACGAACAGTGTGCTCGACATGTCGGACAA AAATCGCTTTAGTGCCACGACGGAGTTTCAACGTTTGACAGCCACCGTGAACAAGACGCAAAAGGAAACAACCGAGAAGCTGCGACTACGCTCCCAAATCATTTGCAAATGGAAGAGCACACTGGAGAATGCCATCAAGGCGATGATCGAGGAGATCTTCATGGTCGACCAAGAGCGCAATCGATTGCGCAAAGCGCTCGTCACTCTCGGCGTGCCCGAGAGCATTGTTCGTGAATGCATCGAGAAACGTTGCGGTCGCCCTGACACTGAATTAGTTCGCGATACGCCCGAAGAAGAGCTGGTCAATGAGCTGGCGCTGATTGCCGAGATCAAGCGACAGCTGCAAAAGGTCCTCGGCGACTTTGAGGCCCAACAGCAGGAGAATCGCGCAGCGAAGCAGCGACTCGAGTTTGACTGGAGTGACAAGCAGGAAGCCTACGATATTGATACTGTGAATGTGGGCTTGAATAACCATTCGCGCACTGTCATGTTCCATGTGGGTGCAGTTAATCAACCGCCCGAACAATCGTCGGAAAAGTACTGGGAACACTTCAGTCTCGAGACGCTGGAGGAGTCTGAAAAGTGTCGCCAACGTTCCGCAGCGCTGCGCAGCAGTCTCAACACTATTTTGTTGAATGGAGCCAGAGATATTCGCACGCAGGCGGACATTGTGGAGAAGTCATTGACCGCACGCATCAATTGCACCCAGGAGGCAGTGCAGCGCTTCGAGAACGATCTGCATCGTGTGCTCCGCGATCTCGCCGAGACGGAGACCCGCATCGAGCAGCTTCATGGACGCATTCGCAGCTTCGATGCGGCCATGAAGGTCGCCCAGACCCGCATGCACAATCGCAGCTATCGTCCGAATGTCGAGAGTTGTCGTGATGTCGCCCAGCAACATCTCATCGATGAGGTGCACACCATTCAGAGTAGTGTCACTGCCATGCTCCACGAGCTCACTGCTGCCGAGGCGACCAAGGAGGCGCTGGTTGGTGTTCGTGCCGCTTTGGAGCGCGAGATTATGCTCAAGCGACGCGCTCTCTTCATGGACAGAGATCGCTGCATGGTGTTGCGATCGCATTATCCCTCTGCCAATGCTTTGACCGGCACAGGAGCCTTTTAA